Proteins encoded in a region of the Euleptes europaea isolate rEulEur1 chromosome 3, rEulEur1.hap1, whole genome shotgun sequence genome:
- the AGO4 gene encoding protein argonaute-4 yields MEALGPGPPASLFQPPRRPGLGTVGKPIRLLANHFQVQIPKIDVYHYDVDIKPEKRPRRVNREVVDTMVRHFKMQIFGDRQPGYDGKRNMYTAHPLPIGRDRVDMEVTLPGEGKDQTFKVSIQWVSVVSLQLLLEALAGHLNEVPEDSVQALDVITRHLPSMRYTPVGRSFFSPPEGYYHPLGGGREVWFGFHQSVRPAMWNMMLNIDVSATAFYRAQPIIEFMCEVLDIQNINEQTKPLTDSQRVKFTKEIRGLKVEVTHCGQMKRKYRVCNVTRRPASHQTFPLQLENGQAMECTVAQYFKQKYSLQLKYPHLPCLQVGQEQKHTYLPLEVCNIVAGQRCIKKLTDNQTSTMIKATARSAPDRQEEISRLVKSNSMVGGPDPYLKEFGIVVHNEMTELTGRVLPAPMLQYGGRNKTVATPNQGVWDMRGKQFYAGIEIKVWAVACFAPQKQCREDLLKSFTDQLRKISKDAGMPIQGQPCFCKYAQGADSVEPMFKHLKLTYVGLQLIVVILPGKTPVYAEVKRVGDTLLGMATQCVQVKNVVKTSPQTLSNLCLKINAKLGGINNVLVPHQRPSVFQQPVIFLGADVTHPPAGDGKKPSIAAVVGSMDGHPSRYCATVRVQTSRQETSQELLYSQEVIQDLTNMVRELLIQFYKSTRFKPTRIIYYRGGVSEGQMKQVAWPELIAIRKACISLEEDYRPGITYIVVQKRHHTRLFCADKTERVGKSGNVPAGTTVDSTITHPSEFDFYLCSHAGIQGTSRPSHYQVLWDDNCFTADELQLLTYQLCHTYVRCTRSVSIPAPAYYARLVAFRARYHLVDKDHDSAEGSHVSGQSNGRDPQALAKAVQIHHDTQHTMYFA; encoded by the exons GGCCACCGGCCAGCCTTTTCCAGCCGCCTCGTCGCCCTGGTCTGGGAACTGTTGGGAAACCAATCCGTCTCTTAGCCAATCATTTCCAGGTGCAGATCCCTAAAATTGATGTTTATCATTATGATGTGGATATCAAACCAGAAAAGCGTCCCCGGAGGGTGAACAG GGAGGTGGTGGATACTATGGTGAGACACTTCAAGATGCAGATATTTGGGGATCGGCAGCCTGGCTACGATGGTAAAAGAAACATGTACACGGCACATCCTCTGCCCATTGGCAGGGACAGG GTGGACATGGAGGTCACTCTTCcaggtgaagggaaagaccaAACTTTTAAAGTGTCGATTCAGTGGGTGTCTGTGGTCAGCCTTCAGCTGCTCCTGGAAGCTTTGGCAGGTCATCTGAATGAAGTCCCAGAAGACTCTGTGCAGGCACTTGATGTCATTACCCGGCACCTTCCCTCTATGAG GTACACCCCAGTGGGCCgttccttcttctctcccccagaAGGTTATTACCACCCTCTGGGAGGGGGCCGGGAGGTCTGGTTTGGATTCCACCAGTCTGTCAGACCCGCTATGTGGAACATGATGCTCAACATAGATG TATCAGCAACTGCTTTCTACCGTGCCCAACCTATTATTGAGTTCATGTGTGAGGTCTTGGACATTCAGAACATCAATGAACAAACAAAGCCCCTTACAGATTCCCAGCGTGTTAAGTTTACCAAAGAAATTAGAG GTCTAAAAGTAGAGGTTACTCACTGTGGTCAGATGAAGAGAAAATATAGAGTTTGCAATGTTACTAGGCGACCAGCCAGCCACCAAAC GTTCCCTTTGCAGTTGGAAAATGGACAGGCTATGGAATGTACAGTAGCTCAGTATTTTAAGCAGAAGTACAGTCTGCAGTTAAAATATCCTCATCTTCCATGCCTCCAAGTAGGGCAGGAGCAGAAACATACATATTTACCCCTCGAG GTATGTAATATAGTGGCCGGCCAGCGTTGTATCAAGAAACTAACAGACAATCAGACGTCGACTATGATCAAGGCAACGGCACGGTCTGCTCCTGACAGGCAGGAAGAAATTAGTAGACTA GTGAAGAGTAATAGCATGGTAGGTGGACCTGATCCATATCTgaaagagtttgggattgtcGTCCATAATGAAATGACAGAGCTGACAGGCAGGGTGTTGCCTGCACCAATGTTACAGTACGGAGGCCGG AACAAGACTGTTGCTACACCAAATCAAGGTGTTTGGGATATGAGAGGAAAGCAGTTCTATGCTGGCATTGAGATTAAAGTCTGGGCTGTTGCCTGCTTCGCTCCTCAGAAGCAATGCCGGGAAGACTTGTTAAA GAGTTTTACTGACCAGCTGCGGAAGATCTCCAAGGATGCAGGGATGCCGATTCAAGGACAGCCGTGCTTCTGTAAATATGCGCAGGGTGCGGACAGCGTGGAGCCCATGTTCAAACATTTGAAGTTAACTTATGTTGGCTTGCAGCTAATAGTCGTGATCCTTCCAGGAAAGACACCAGTTTATG cTGAGGTCAAGCGTGTTGGGGATACTCTACTAGGCATGGCCACCCAGTGCGTTCAGGTGAAGAATGTTGTCAAAACCTCTCCACAGACTCTGTCGAACCTTTGTCTGAAGATCAATGCGAAGCTTGGAGGAATAAATAATGTTCTTGTACCACATCAAAG GCCCTCTGTGTTCCAGCAGCCAGTGATCTTCCTGGGAGCAGATGTCACTCACCCACCTGCTGGAGACGGGAAGAagccttccattgctgctgtagTAGGCAGCATGGATGGCCACCCCAGTCGCTACTGTGCTACGGTGCGGGTTCAAACCTCCCGCCAGGAAACTTCCCAGGAGCTTCTATACAGTCAGGAGGTGATCCAGGACCTGACCAACATGGTGCGAGAACTGCTGATCCAGTTCTATAAATCCACTCGTTTCAAGCCCACGCGGATTATCTACTACAGGGGAGGCGTGTCAGAAGGGCAAATGAAGCAG GTAGCTTGGCCAGAACTCATAGCAATCCGGAAGGCCTGCATCAGTTTGGAGGAAGACTACAGACCAGGGATCACTTACATTGTTGTGCAGAAAAGGCATCACACAAGACTTTTCTGCGCTGACAAAACCGAAAGG GTTGGGAAAAGCGGCAATGTTCCAGCGGGCACTACCGTGGACAGCACCATCACGCACCCCTCTGAATTCGACTTTTACCTCTGTAGCCATGCAGGGATTCAG GGAACCAGCCGCCCTTCTCATTATCAAGTTTTGTGGGATGACAACTGCTTCACCGCCGACGAATTGCAGCTGCTGACGTACCAGCTGTGTCACACTTATGTCCGGTGCACACGGTCTGTCTCGATCCCTGCTCCGGCATACTACGCCAGGCTGGTAGCCTTTAGGGCAAGGTACCATCTTGTTGACAAAGACCACGACAG CGCTGAAGGCAGCCACGTATCGGGACAGAGCAATGGCCGTGACCCCCAGGCGCTGGCCAAGGCGGTGCAGATCCATCATGACACCCAGCACACGATGTATTTTGCCTGA